A part of Haloarchaeobius sp. HME9146 genomic DNA contains:
- a CDS encoding phosphotransferase family protein, translating to MTIDATTIRTAVASISDDYELHEEVRRTHRHLVYEVTIDGRRAVCKHVLEDADREPLARETMILKGVERSTDLSLPTVLGAGDGFAVFSWVAGEPFHDDVPQSRQETRLRTLGRALAHLHNSTADWFDGFGSLTTDSDDRLQVENPSPWGECWEALVDDWLDRLAGTPHEDLRDAICEATRRATDRGWFDDVEPVLTHADAGPANVQFTDTDEALLVDWEGAMAFPGEYDIARACTDFFDLPHAVASGTLREALFDGYRDIASLPPRSHRRRCLYRATLTAKFLPGGVRAADAGHIDEDPAEFREALRTYAWRQLEAVNAEF from the coding sequence ATGACCATCGACGCCACGACCATCCGGACCGCAGTCGCATCGATCTCGGACGACTACGAACTTCACGAGGAGGTACGACGGACGCACCGTCACCTTGTCTACGAGGTCACAATCGACGGTCGCCGCGCCGTCTGCAAGCACGTCCTCGAGGACGCCGACCGGGAACCACTCGCCCGGGAGACGATGATACTGAAGGGTGTCGAGCGCTCGACCGATCTTTCACTCCCGACCGTCCTCGGTGCTGGGGATGGCTTCGCCGTCTTCTCCTGGGTCGCCGGCGAGCCATTCCACGATGACGTTCCTCAGTCCCGACAGGAGACTCGGCTTCGAACGCTCGGTCGCGCACTCGCCCACCTACACAACTCGACAGCGGACTGGTTCGATGGGTTCGGCTCCCTCACGACCGACAGTGACGACCGACTTCAGGTCGAGAACCCTTCGCCCTGGGGCGAGTGCTGGGAGGCCCTCGTCGACGACTGGCTCGACAGACTCGCCGGGACGCCCCACGAGGACCTTCGGGACGCCATCTGCGAAGCCACTCGTCGCGCGACCGACCGCGGGTGGTTCGACGATGTAGAGCCGGTCCTCACCCACGCCGACGCCGGTCCCGCTAACGTCCAGTTCACCGACACCGACGAAGCGCTGCTCGTCGACTGGGAAGGAGCCATGGCATTCCCCGGGGAGTACGACATAGCGAGGGCCTGTACCGACTTCTTCGACTTGCCTCACGCCGTCGCTTCGGGAACGCTCCGGGAAGCCCTGTTCGATGGGTACCGGGACATCGCGTCGCTTCCGCCGCGCTCTCACCGACGACGATGCCTGTACAGGGCGACGCTGACGGCGAAGTTCCTCCCCGGTGGCGTTCGCGCTGCCGATGCGGGCCACATCGACGAGGACCCAGCCGAGTTCCGCGAAGCGCTCAGAACCTACGCCTGGCGGCAGCTGGAGGCCGTGAACGCGGAATTCTGA
- the srp19 gene encoding signal recognition particle subunit SRP19, translating into MVENVIWPAYLDAELSRSGGRRVPADLAVSEPTVEEIAKAVQQVGYDARIERDVAYPREGYEGRGRVLVKNPTDDSKNDIVQAVAAYVNALRE; encoded by the coding sequence ATGGTCGAGAACGTCATCTGGCCCGCGTACCTCGACGCGGAACTCTCCCGGTCCGGTGGACGGCGCGTCCCTGCAGACCTCGCCGTCTCCGAACCGACCGTCGAAGAGATCGCGAAGGCCGTCCAGCAGGTCGGGTACGACGCCCGCATCGAACGCGACGTGGCGTATCCACGCGAGGGATACGAGGGGCGCGGTCGCGTCCTCGTGAAGAACCCGACGGACGACTCGAAGAACGACATCGTACAGGCCGTGGCGGCCTACGTCAACGCCCTCCGCGAATGA
- a CDS encoding heme ABC transporter ATP-binding protein: protein MISVDDVTVAYGDATVLEDVSLSVDSGTFVGLVGPNGAGKTTLLRAMSAALTPDSGSVEVCGEPIHSLSARAASRQVAVVPQDTTVSFSFPVRDLVAMGRTPHRSRFTSATPEDHRAVDEAIERVDIADLADRPVDELSGGERQKVTIARALAQETPVLLLDEPTASLDVNHQVETLELVRELVADGKTAVAAIHDLSLAARYCDELVLLAGGDVVASGEPDSVLTRPRLRESFDAETVLTRNPVTESVTVTPLAHPVESLDCRVHLVGNGSVAARTLERLANADAEVSVGPAPPGDALVETARLLGIDSLLADPYAALEEGTVASLRAHIADAEVVVLAEPYLSDGNRAVLDAVDSVDSLVVVEDGPWRSHVASDLHSDYSRVREAATITEPETVAIAVRATRSAGQLADFYQD from the coding sequence GTGATATCGGTCGACGACGTGACGGTGGCCTACGGTGACGCGACCGTGCTGGAAGATGTCTCGCTGTCGGTCGATTCCGGCACCTTCGTCGGCCTCGTGGGGCCGAACGGGGCCGGAAAGACCACACTCCTGCGCGCGATGAGCGCGGCACTCACGCCCGATTCCGGGTCGGTCGAGGTGTGTGGCGAACCCATCCATTCCCTCTCGGCCCGGGCCGCGAGTCGGCAGGTCGCGGTCGTCCCGCAGGATACGACCGTCTCGTTCTCGTTCCCCGTGCGCGACCTCGTCGCCATGGGGCGCACCCCGCACCGTTCGCGGTTCACCTCAGCAACTCCCGAGGACCACCGGGCCGTCGACGAGGCCATCGAGCGCGTCGACATCGCGGACCTGGCGGACCGGCCGGTCGACGAACTGAGTGGGGGCGAACGACAGAAGGTGACCATCGCGCGGGCGCTCGCACAGGAGACACCCGTCCTCCTGCTCGACGAACCGACCGCCAGCCTCGACGTGAACCATCAGGTCGAGACACTCGAACTCGTCAGGGAACTCGTCGCGGACGGCAAGACCGCGGTCGCGGCCATCCACGACCTCTCGCTGGCGGCCCGCTACTGCGACGAACTCGTCTTGCTCGCGGGTGGAGACGTGGTCGCGTCGGGCGAACCCGACAGCGTTCTCACGCGGCCGCGTCTGCGCGAGAGCTTCGACGCCGAGACCGTCCTCACCCGGAACCCCGTCACCGAGAGCGTGACGGTGACGCCACTGGCTCACCCGGTCGAGTCGCTCGATTGTCGAGTTCACCTCGTGGGGAACGGGTCGGTCGCGGCACGGACCCTCGAACGACTTGCCAACGCGGACGCCGAGGTGTCGGTCGGCCCGGCCCCGCCAGGTGACGCCCTCGTGGAGACCGCACGCCTGCTCGGAATCGACTCCCTGCTCGCGGATCCCTATGCGGCACTCGAGGAGGGAACGGTCGCGTCGCTCCGAGCGCACATCGCCGACGCGGAGGTCGTCGTCCTCGCCGAGCCCTACCTCTCGGACGGGAACCGTGCGGTCCTCGATGCCGTCGACTCGGTCGATTCCCTCGTCGTCGTCGAGGACGGTCCCTGGCGGTCACACGTCGCGAGCGACCTGCATAGCGACTACTCCCGCGTGCGTGAGGCCGCGACCATCACCGAACCCGAGACCGTTGCGATCGCTGTCCGGGCCACGCGGAGCGCCGGGCAACTGGCAGACTTCTATCAAGACTGA
- a CDS encoding tyrosine-type recombinase/integrase, with protein sequence MPEMADSVAYFLEDQTYHGKAKRTQEAYERVLRRFEAFLADPESGPSGGSMTPADADRRQCMAWVHSLRGEHAPSTVASYASYVHRFYAYMTQVGEFESNPMALVVEEMNESIDKDPTRRELTVDQMRGFVADIGHPLERALVVSLLKTGMRVGELCNLDLRDISLAVPAIESEYDLGGRVQLEGRPDSIFVPAEPAHGEEYHGEERTAANKRKRSTVVPVDDELKRVLVAWLAIRPDAVSPAEPLFCSTSSDWGERITPQGVRHIVETHAREHGWYRTGGGAAENVTPHYFRHFFTTHLRDRTGDRGIVKYLRGDVASDIIDTYTHNWGDRVRKVYEANVYSLL encoded by the coding sequence TCGCGTACTTCCTCGAGGACCAGACCTACCACGGGAAGGCGAAACGGACGCAGGAGGCCTACGAACGGGTCCTGCGGCGGTTCGAGGCGTTCCTGGCCGACCCCGAATCAGGGCCCAGCGGCGGGTCGATGACGCCAGCAGACGCGGATAGACGACAGTGCATGGCGTGGGTCCACTCCCTGCGAGGCGAGCACGCACCGAGCACGGTCGCCTCCTACGCCTCCTACGTCCACCGGTTCTACGCCTACATGACCCAGGTCGGTGAGTTCGAGTCGAACCCCATGGCGCTGGTCGTCGAGGAGATGAACGAATCCATCGACAAGGACCCGACGAGACGGGAGCTCACCGTCGACCAGATGCGGGGCTTCGTCGCCGATATCGGCCATCCGCTGGAGCGTGCGCTGGTCGTGAGCCTCCTCAAGACCGGGATGCGTGTCGGCGAACTCTGTAATCTGGACCTGCGAGACATCTCGCTGGCGGTTCCGGCTATCGAATCCGAGTACGACCTCGGTGGGCGTGTCCAGCTGGAGGGCCGCCCGGACTCCATCTTCGTCCCGGCAGAACCGGCCCACGGCGAGGAGTACCACGGGGAAGAGCGGACCGCGGCCAACAAGCGAAAGCGCTCGACCGTCGTTCCGGTCGACGACGAACTGAAGCGGGTGCTCGTGGCGTGGCTGGCGATCCGCCCTGACGCGGTATCGCCCGCAGAGCCGCTGTTCTGCTCGACGTCGAGCGACTGGGGCGAACGAATCACCCCCCAGGGCGTGCGCCACATCGTCGAGACCCACGCCAGGGAGCACGGCTGGTACCGAACGGGGGGTGGGGCCGCCGAGAACGTGACCCCGCACTACTTCCGGCACTTCTTCACCACGCATCTGCGGGACCGAACCGGCGACCGTGGCATCGTCAAGTACCTCCGGGGCGACGTGGCGAGCGACATCATCGACACGTACACCCACAACTGGGGCGACCGAGTCCGCAAAGTGTACGAGGCGAACGTCTACTCCCTGCTCTGA
- the btuC gene encoding vitamin B12 ABC transporter permease BtuC, which translates to METRTKTVGWSAGLTALLALTTVVCAAVGPVSIDYLTVAKVLLNQLALPSGVTLAGGLSLQTTTVFQFQVPKTASVIVASVRLPRIALAATVGFSLAAAGTVMQGFFRNPMADPSIVGVSSGAAVGAVSAIVLPLSVPFGIEGAAFVGAILTAFLVYALATERGRTPVATLLLAGVAIQTFLGAVVSFLLVTSGESLREALYWLMGDLSAATWGDVTFAGGIGLVGFVLLLPYTNDMNVLLLGEEDAHHLGIAVERTKLLLLTLASIVTAAGVAVAGVIGFVGLVVPHMLRLVVGPDHRILLPTSALAGASFLVATDTVARSTAEILPVGIVTAALGAPFFLFLLKRREVHAL; encoded by the coding sequence ATGGAGACGCGGACGAAGACGGTCGGCTGGTCGGCGGGGCTGACGGCGCTGTTAGCCCTCACGACGGTCGTCTGTGCCGCGGTCGGCCCCGTCTCCATCGACTACCTCACCGTCGCGAAGGTCCTCCTGAACCAGCTCGCCCTCCCCAGCGGCGTCACCCTCGCAGGCGGTCTCTCCCTCCAGACGACGACGGTGTTCCAGTTCCAGGTGCCCAAGACTGCGAGCGTCATCGTCGCGAGCGTCCGGCTCCCGCGCATCGCGCTGGCCGCCACGGTCGGCTTCTCGCTCGCGGCCGCCGGGACGGTCATGCAGGGCTTCTTCCGGAACCCCATGGCCGACCCCTCTATCGTGGGTGTCTCCTCCGGCGCGGCCGTCGGCGCGGTCAGTGCCATCGTCCTCCCGCTTTCGGTACCCTTCGGCATCGAGGGGGCGGCCTTCGTCGGTGCCATCCTCACCGCGTTCCTCGTCTACGCCCTCGCGACCGAGCGCGGCCGGACCCCGGTTGCGACCCTCCTGCTCGCAGGGGTCGCCATCCAGACGTTCCTCGGGGCGGTCGTCTCGTTCCTGCTGGTCACCAGCGGTGAGAGTCTGCGCGAGGCCCTGTACTGGCTGATGGGCGACCTCAGCGCGGCGACCTGGGGCGACGTGACCTTCGCCGGCGGCATCGGTCTCGTCGGCTTCGTCCTCCTCCTGCCCTACACGAACGACATGAACGTCCTCTTGCTCGGCGAGGAGGACGCCCACCACCTCGGCATCGCGGTCGAGCGGACCAAACTGCTGTTGCTCACGCTCGCGAGCATCGTCACCGCGGCCGGCGTCGCCGTCGCCGGCGTCATCGGCTTCGTCGGGCTCGTCGTCCCGCACATGCTTCGCCTCGTCGTCGGACCGGACCACCGTATTCTGCTCCCGACGAGCGCGCTCGCAGGGGCCTCGTTCCTCGTCGCGACCGACACAGTCGCGCGTTCAACCGCCGAGATACTGCCCGTCGGCATCGTGACCGCGGCGCTCGGTGCGCCCTTCTTCCTGTTCCTGCTCAAGCGCCGGGAGGTGCATGCGCTGTGA
- a CDS encoding PGF-CTERM-anchored ABC transporter substrate-binding protein: protein MTGTRTLLVAALLVISSFGVVATPAAATPANDSTTAGCSFPFTATDATGTEVTLEEAPERVVTAGPASAQTMWEIGAQAKVVGTTQYAKYLDGAETTANISGSGYAFISVEKVIAQQPDLVLAASIVPDEKVEKLRQADITVYKYESASSLDDVIAKTELTGKLVGACDGAAETVDWMETERKVVEQAAEGKEPKQALYVFYGSTPGPNTYISDLMTTAGATNLAADADLEYSSAGYARLNPEVVANMSVEWLLLNSGQPEPRIPDSEAYQNTMAVQQNQTIVMDENRVSQPAPRSFLVMRQLSKTWYPDAYAEANASVRGEAEVSTGTTATTEATTAMSTTASTETTAEPASNGSPGFTAVGAVAALTALGALARRD, encoded by the coding sequence ATGACAGGAACACGGACGCTGCTCGTCGCAGCACTGCTGGTCATCTCGTCGTTCGGCGTCGTCGCGACGCCGGCCGCCGCGACACCAGCCAACGACAGCACCACGGCAGGTTGCTCGTTCCCGTTCACCGCGACCGACGCGACGGGAACCGAAGTCACACTCGAGGAAGCGCCCGAACGCGTCGTCACGGCCGGCCCCGCCTCGGCCCAGACGATGTGGGAGATCGGCGCACAGGCGAAGGTCGTCGGCACGACCCAGTACGCGAAGTACCTCGACGGTGCCGAGACGACCGCGAACATCTCCGGCTCGGGATACGCCTTCATCTCGGTCGAGAAGGTCATCGCCCAGCAGCCCGACCTCGTCCTCGCGGCGAGCATCGTCCCCGACGAGAAGGTCGAGAAGCTCCGCCAGGCCGACATCACGGTCTACAAGTACGAGTCGGCCAGCTCGCTGGACGACGTCATCGCGAAGACGGAACTGACCGGCAAGCTCGTCGGTGCCTGTGATGGGGCCGCCGAGACGGTCGACTGGATGGAGACCGAGCGCAAGGTCGTCGAGCAGGCGGCCGAGGGCAAGGAGCCCAAGCAGGCCCTGTACGTCTTCTACGGTTCGACCCCCGGGCCGAACACGTACATCTCCGACCTCATGACCACTGCGGGTGCGACCAACCTCGCGGCGGACGCTGACCTGGAGTACTCCAGTGCCGGCTACGCCCGCCTCAACCCCGAGGTCGTCGCCAACATGAGCGTCGAGTGGCTGCTCCTCAACAGCGGCCAGCCCGAACCACGCATCCCCGACTCCGAGGCCTACCAGAACACGATGGCGGTCCAGCAGAACCAGACCATCGTGATGGACGAGAACCGCGTGAGCCAGCCCGCACCGCGCAGCTTCCTCGTGATGCGGCAGCTCTCGAAGACCTGGTACCCCGACGCCTACGCGGAGGCCAACGCGAGCGTCCGCGGTGAGGCGGAGGTGTCGACCGGAACCACGGCGACCACCGAGGCGACGACGGCGATGAGTACGACCGCCAGCACCGAGACCACGGCGGAGCCCGCATCCAACGGCTCGCCCGGCTTCACCGCCGTCGGTGCCGTCGCCGCACTGACCGCCCTCGGCGCGCTCGCCCGGCGCGACTGA
- a CDS encoding H/ACA ribonucleoprotein complex subunit GAR1 yields the protein MKRVGTVVRSAQGLAIARTDGEDHPRMGETVIDESLDTVGRVVDVFGPVSRPYVAVSGDTDPALLLGQTLYAR from the coding sequence ATGAAGCGCGTCGGGACGGTCGTCCGGTCCGCCCAGGGCCTCGCCATCGCCCGCACGGACGGCGAGGACCACCCCCGCATGGGCGAGACGGTCATCGACGAGTCCCTGGACACGGTCGGCCGCGTCGTCGACGTGTTCGGGCCGGTCTCGCGCCCCTACGTCGCCGTCTCCGGCGACACCGACCCGGCACTGTTGCTCGGGCAGACGCTCTACGCCCGGTAA